The proteins below are encoded in one region of Candidatus Eremiobacterota bacterium:
- the ssb gene encoding single-stranded DNA-binding protein: MAGSFNRITLVGNLVRDPEIRYVGSGAAVTKFTLAVNRRAKQQEETDFIDCVAWDKLAETCNTYLKKGMSCLVDGRLSIRSYETKEGEKRKAAEVVVNTMQMLDRANRSAGDGGSYERPRAAAPANGTGGGGYDDALDEEEIPF, translated from the coding sequence ATGGCAGGCAGCTTCAATCGCATCACCCTGGTAGGCAACCTGGTCCGCGACCCCGAGATTCGGTACGTGGGTTCCGGCGCCGCGGTCACCAAGTTCACGCTGGCGGTCAACCGCCGCGCCAAGCAGCAGGAAGAGACGGACTTCATCGACTGCGTCGCCTGGGACAAGCTCGCCGAGACTTGCAACACGTACCTGAAGAAGGGCATGTCGTGTCTGGTCGACGGCCGCCTCTCGATCCGCAGCTACGAGACGAAGGAAGGCGAGAAGCGCAAAGCCGCCGAGGTCGTCGTCAACACGATGCAAATGCTCGATCGCGCGAACCGCAGCGCCGGCGACGGCGGCAGCTACGAGCGCCCGCGCGCAGCAGCACCGGCAAACGGAACCGGTGGCGGCGGATATGACGA